A region from the Cannabis sativa cultivar Pink pepper isolate KNU-18-1 chromosome 9, ASM2916894v1, whole genome shotgun sequence genome encodes:
- the LOC115721923 gene encoding tyrosine decarboxylase gives MGSLGDFQFPLNNGLSNMANGATTNPLDPEEFRRQGHMVIDFIADYYKNIEKYPVLSQVEPGYLKKRLPTSAPFYPESIETILGDVQEHIVPGITHWQSPNYFAYFPSSGSIAGFLGEMLATGFNVVGFNWMSSPAATELESIVMDWLGQMLRLPKSFLFSGNGGGVLQGTTCEAILCTLVAARDRTLRIIGNENIGKLVVYCSDQTHCAFKKAAQIAGIHPDNFKVIPTTLSSSFSMSPKALRNTITADVEAGLVPIFLLATVGTTSTTAVDPLGPLCDVAKDYGMWVHVDAAYAGSICICPEFRHFIDGVEGANSFSFNAHKWFFTTLDCCCLWVKDPTALTQSLSTDPEYLKNKATESKQVVDYKDWQLALSRRFRSLKLWLVLRSYGVEKLRGFLRSHVKMAKLFQGFVEADERFEVVVPRNFATLCFRISPSALTTNNNAILSEINGSRRISDTSPKKMVTENELNNKLMDSINRSGRVYMTHSVVGGIFLLRFAVGASLTEESHVIEAWNVVKQQADIILNSYHSEF, from the coding sequence ATGGGAAGCTTAGGCGACTTTCAATTTCCTCTAAACAACGGTCTCTCCAACATGGCCAACGGGGCAACCACTAACCCATTGGACCCCGAGGAGTTTCGGCGCCAAGGCCACATGGTGATCGATTTCATAGCTGATTACTACAAAAACATTGAGAAGTACCCGGTTCTTAGCCAAGTTGAACCGGGTTACCTCAAAAAAAGATTGCCTACATCGGCACCTTTCTATCCAGAATCGATTGAGACGATTCTGGGTGATGTCCAGGAACATATCGTTCCAGGCATAACCCACTGGCAAAGCCCCAACTACTTCGCTTACTTCCCTTCTAGCGGTAGCATTGCGGGCTTTCTCGGTGAAATGTTGGCCACTGGCTTCAATGTTGTCGGATTCAACTGGATGTCGTCTCCAGCAGCCACCGAGCTGGAGAGCATAGTCATGGACTGGCTGGGCCAGATGCTCAGGCTTCCAAAATCCTTTCTCTTCTCTGGAAATGGAGGTGGTGTCCTACAAGGAACCACTTGTGAAGCCATCTTGTGTACACTTGTAGCTGCACGAGATCGAACCCTCAGAATCATTGGAAATGAAAATATTGGAAAGCTAGTCGTTTATTGTTCTGACCAAACACATTGCGCTTTCAAGAAAGCGGCTCAGATTGCTGGGATTCACCCGGATAATTTTAAAGTCATCCCCACAACTCTTTCATCTTCATTTTCGATGTCTCCCAAGGCATTGAGAAACACTATAACTGCTGATGTTGAGGCTGGACTCGTTCCCATATTTCTACTCGCAACTGTCGGGACAACCTCCACAACTGCTGTTGACCCACTCGGACCTCTATGTGACGTGGCAAAAGATTACGGAATGTGGGTCCACGTGGACGCTGCTTACGCTGGGAGCATTTGTATATGCCCAGAATTCCGACACTTCATAGACGGAGTAGAAGGAGCCAACTCATTCAGTTTCAACgcacacaaatggttcttcaccaCCTTAGACTGTTGTTGCCTTTGGGTGAAAGACCCCACAGCATTGACACAATCATTGTCTACCGATCCTGAGTATCTGAAAAACAAAGCCACCGAGTCAAAACAAGTGGTTGACTATAAAGACTGGCAACTCGCTCTAAGCAGACGATTCCGTTCTCTCAAACTATGGCTCGTACTCCGAAGCTACGGAGTCGAGAAACTACGTGGCTTTCTTCGTAGCCATGTTAAGATGGCCAAACTATTCCAAGGTTTCGTGGAAGCCGACGAAAGATTTGAAGTTGTCGTTCCTAGAAATTTCGCCACTTTATGTTTCAGAATATCACCATCTGCATTAACAACTAATAACAATGCTATACTTTCTGAGATTAATGGCTCCAGAAGGATTAGTGATACTTCTCCCAAAAAAATGGTAACAGAGAATGAACTCAACAACAAGCTGATGGACTCCATTAACCGTTCGGGTCGGGTTTACATGACCCATTCGGTTGTTGGTGGAATTTTTCTTCTGCGTTTCGCGGTTGGTGCGAGTCTTACTGAGGAATCCCATGTCATTGAAGCTTGGAACGTGGTCAAACAACAAGCAGATATTATACTAAATTCATACCATTCCGAGTTTTGA
- the LOC115722001 gene encoding uncharacterized acetyltransferase At3g50280 produces the protein MTMTMNTPKVNQISECFVKPKCAPEESNHPLYMTPWDLVMLSVHYIQKGLLFSKPSHQDENFMEDLLGNLKNSLSLTLNHFYPLSGRLKTIKSENPNSCLVYVDCSNDSPGAKFIYATLDMTVSDILTPTDVPSIVQSFFDHDRAVNYDGHTTSLVSIQVTELVDGVFIGCSMNHAIADGTSYWNFFNMWSEVFNNTNSISRPPIFKRWFPEGHGPKISLPYSGPEEFVGRFEAPELRERVFHFSVESLAKLKTKANTECNTNKISTFQSLSALIWRCITRARNLAPEQVTSCRLAANNRGRLDPPISENYFGNVIYPIRGFTTVGDLLEHDLGWAAWKLHEAVANHNDKTIRVLLDDWLESRRVFQLGQLFDPFSIMMGSSPRFNKYGIEFGMGKAVALRSGYANKFSGKVSCYPGHEGGGSIDLEMCLPPAAMSALESDNEFIQAIQCNNIMHT, from the coding sequence ATGACCATGACCATGAACACTCCCAAAGTTAACCAAATATCTGAGTGTTTTGTTAAACCAAAGTGTGCCCCAGAAGAATCAAATCATCCCCTCTATATGACACCATGGGATTTAGTAATGCTCTCTGTCCACTACATCCAAAAGGGTCTCCTGTTTTCCAAACCATCTCATCAAGATGAGAATTTCATGGAAGATCTATTGGGCAACCTCAAAAACTCCCTTTCTCTAACTCTGAATCACTTTTATCCACTTTCAGGTCGTTTGAAGACAATCAAATCTGAAAACCCAAATTCATGTTTGGTTTATGTTGATTGCAGTAATGACAGCCCTGGAGCCAAATTTATCTATGCAACTCTAGATATGACTGTCTCTGATATTCTAACACCAACTGATGTACCTTCCATTGTTCAATCTTTCTTTGACCATGATAGAGCAGTCAATTACGATGGCCACACAACTAGTTTGGTTTCTATCCAAGTAACTGAGCTTGTGGATGGTGTCTTCATAGGATGTTCCATGAACCATGCCATAGCTGATGGAACCTCTTATTGGAACTTCTTCAACATGTGGTCTGAAGTGTTTAATAACACAAACTCTATCTCTCGTCCACCTATTTTCAAACGCTGGTTTCCCGAAGGCCACGGCCCGAAAATCAGCCTCCCATACTCGGGCCCCGAAGAGTTTGTTGGGCGATTTGAAGCCCCGGAACTCAGGGAGAGAGTGTTCCATTTTTCGGTGGAATCGCTAGCGAAATTGAAAACCAAGGCTAATACAGAATGTAACACCAACAAAATCTCTACCTTCCAATCTTTATCTGCACTTATTTGGAGGTGTATAACTAGAGCCCGAAATCTAGCACCAGAACAGGTAACAAGTTGTAGATTGGCAGCTAATAATAGAGGGAGATTAGATCCACCAATATCAGAAAATTACTTTGGGAATGTAATTTATCCAATAAGGGGATTTACAACTGTTGGTGATTTGCTTGAGCATGATCTTGGATGGGCGGCGTGGAAGTTGCATGAGGCTGTGGCTAACCATAATGACAAGACAATTCGAGTGTTGCTGGATGATTGGCTTGAGAGTAGGCGCGTTTTTCAACTCGGTCAGCTTTTTGATCCTTTCAGCATTATGATGGGGAGTTCACCTAGATTCAACAAGTATGGAATTGAATTCGGGATGGGAAAAGCAGTGGCGCTTCGCAGCGGTTATGCGAACAAGTTTAGCGGGAAAGTGTCGTGTTATCCGGGACATGAAGGCGGCGGAAGTATTGATTTGGAGATGTGTCTTCCGCCGGCTGCTATGTCTGCTCTTGAGTCTGACAATGAGTTCATCCAAGCCATTCAGTGTAACAATATTATGCATACTTGA